From the genome of Capricornis sumatraensis isolate serow.1 chromosome 17, serow.2, whole genome shotgun sequence, one region includes:
- the UPB1 gene encoding beta-ureidopropionase: MAGSGFESLERCLEKHLPLTELQEVKRLLYGKETRKLDLPSEALEAASRGDFELQGYAFEAAAEQQRRPRTVRVGLVQNRIPLPADTPVVKQVTALHRRMEAVVEVAAMCGVNIICFQEAWTMPFAFCTREKLPWTEFAESAEDGPTIKFCQELARKHGMVVVSPVLERDSAHGDVLWNTAVVVASSGAVLGKTRKNHIPRVGDFNESTYYMEGNLGHPVFQTQFGRIAVNICYGRHHPLNWLMFSINGAEIIFNPSATIGALSESLWPIEARNAAIANHCFTCAVNRVGQEHFPNEFTSGDGKKAHRDFGYFYGSSYVAAPDGSRTPGLSRTRDGLLVAELDLNLCRQVNDIWGFKMTGRYEMYARELAEAVKPDYTPRIVKE; the protein is encoded by the exons ATGGCCGGGTCCGGGTTTGAGTCGCTGGAGCGGTGCTTGGAAAAACATCTGCCACTCACAGAACTGCAGGAGGTCAAACGCCTTCTCTATGGCAAAGAGACCAG GAAGCTCGACCTGCCCAGCGAGGCTCTCGAGGCCGCCTCCAGAGGGGACTTCGAGCTGCAGGGCTATGCGTTCGAGGCCGCCGCGGAGCAGCAGAGAAGGCCCCGGACCGTGCGTGTGGGGCTCGTTCAGAACAGGATCCCGCTCCCCGCGGACACACCCGTGGTGAAGCAG GTCACCGCCCTGCACAGACGCATGGAGGCCGTCGTGGAGGTGGCTGCCATGTGTGGAGTCAACATCATCTGCTTCCAGGAGGCGTGGA CGATGCCCTTTGCTTTCTGTACGAGAGAGAAGCTTCCGTGGACGGAATTTGCCGAGTCAGCGGAGGACGGGCCCACCATCAAGTTCTGTCAAGAG CTGGCGAGGAAGCACGGCATGGTGGTGGTGTCCCCCGTCCTGGAGCGAGACTCGGCCCATGGGGACGTCCTGTGGAACACAGCTGTGGTCGTCGCCAGCTCCGGAGCAGTCCTAGGCAAGACGAGGAAGAACCACATCCCCAGAGTGGGCGACTTCAACGAG TCCACATACTACATGGAGGGAAACCTGGGCCACCCCGTGTTCCAGACCCAGTTCGGGCGGATCGCCGTCAACATCTGCTACGGGCGGCACCACCCCCTCAACTGGCTGATGTTCAGCATCAACGGGGCCGAAATCATCTTCAACCCCTCCGCCACCATTGGCGCGCTCAG TGAGTCCCTGTGGCCCATCGAGGCCAGGAACGCAGCCATCGCCAACCACTGCTTCACCTGCGCTGTCAACCGCGTGGGCCAG GAGCACTTCCCAAACGAGTTCACCTCTGGGGATGGCAAGAAAG CTCACCGGGACTTCGGCTACTTTTACGGCTCGAGCTACGTGGCGGCCCCGGACGGCAGCCGCACCCCCGGGCTCTCCCGCACCCGGGATGGGCTCCTGGTCGCCGAGCTGGACCTCAACCTGTGCCGGCAGGTGAACGACATCTGGGGCTTCAAG ATGACGGGCAGATACGAGATGTACGCTCGGGAACTTGCCGAAGCTGTCAAACCCGACTACACCCCCAGGATTGTGAAAGAGTAG